The Sorghum bicolor cultivar BTx623 chromosome 6, Sorghum_bicolor_NCBIv3, whole genome shotgun sequence genome contains the following window.
cagcgctacgatcacacaaacgtaaagtttacgaaaatcggagttgaaacggtgaagttatgaattttctaagatttcctatagataaataattaattaaatattactgcgaaaataaaaagtttcaaaacagagaaataatacttctaacatgtagatcttgtaaatacgaatccaacaaatttgaatggacaaaaacggagttagaacgaatattttatgagcaaaatactATGAATGGCAATTCTTTGGAAACGCATTTTTAGCTCAGCCGCCAAGAATACGCCTTCCAAACCGAAAGGCGTAAAACCGCAAATACGCTAAGGATCGCGGGTTGTATTTCCATATTCTACGAGGAATCTTTAGCAAAACTGCATGTGAAACGCCATCTTCTATCCTGGGTCGTAGATCTTCAAACGGACGGCATCGGGCGCGTCCAGGGGGTGACGGGCGGCGGACCGACCGCCGGAGACAGGCAtggcgcggtggcgccatgagCGCCTCCACGAAGCTCGCCGGTGTTGTGCAAAAACGTGAATGTGGGCACCGAAAAGCAAGCCGAGGTCACGGGGAGGTAGAGGAGAGGGTGGTGATCTCACCTAGGGGGTCGGTTTGGCCCGAGAAGGAGGAGAAACGACCGGGCGCTCGCCGCGGCGGAGTCCAAGGTCGGTGAGATTCAACCAAGCTCAAATAGGGCGCCTAGGGTTTGGTTTTTGCGGTTTGGATGCAAAAGGAGGCTGCGGCTCCGGGGAAAGGGCTTTATAGGGCTCGGTTTGCTTCCTTTTCAAGGAAATCCTGGGGTTTCGGGATTGATTCGGCCGGAGAAGGTCTCCTGCTCGAACACGGCTGGAGGTAGGGGATGGTTTCggctgacatgtgggccccagAGATCAGTGACCCAAGGAGGAAGGGAGGGGAGGCGTGCGGTCTTGGGCCAGAGCTGGGCCGCCTGCGAGCGGGCTGGGGGCGACAAAAAGAAACCAGGCCAGGGGAAAAAGAAGTGGGCCGGGGGGAGTGGGGAGAGGGACTGGGCTGCGGGGAGTTGGGCTGGGGtcttttcctcttttttttactATTTTGTTTTTCCAAAGCCCTTTTTCAAGAGGTTTTTGAATGCAATTAAATTCTCTCCAAAACaacaagcatagaataaaatgtgctccagcatgaatgcaaaaacaTGTtgctaaacttatgataaattttattttctacaaatattatttaagtactaaatttaaatgctcacaaaaatacttaattaaatcaaattaatccctattaattgaaatcaaaattttgggtgttacaataatCGTTAGTAGTGACGCGTATCCTCAATGCCAGTCGCTAATATCCCCTTATTAGTGACGCATATCCTTAGTGTGAGTCGCTACTATACTAAGATCAGTGACGCGTGTATTAATATGTGTCGCTGGTAACTTCATATCAGTGATGCATTTTTATGTGTCACTAATTTGTCCACATCACGGACTCAACAAAAGTGGCGCGTCTTTTATGCATCACTAAAGACCCTCTGGACGCGTCACTAATTAGCTTTTTTGGCATTTTCATTCATCACTTTATAGTTTGTGCTACAACAAGCATGcattatttccttttttttcttttttgaaagaGAGATCGAAAAAATCTCCTGTATCTTCTTCTGCACATGCACGTGCAACAGTATAAGCAGGAGGGAAGTATAGTCATTGAAGAGCCCTAACTATCAAAATATTATGTGAATGTAAACTGTACATTCTTTAGTTTGTTCCTACAGTTGATACTTTCATGTCAATAAGCACAAGCTAGCTTTGGGCATATTTCTTTTGGGCCGTATAAAATATTCTGAATCTGATATCCTCTTCTGGAGTATAGTAGCTCTGGAATGACATTATCTGCGAGCAGCATAGTAGCTGGACAGATCATGGGCTGACCTGCCATCCTTCTTTTGACTTGTGTAATGTGCTAAAGCTTTGACTTGTGTAATCTGAGCAGCATAGTAGCTGGATAGATCATGGGCAAAGCTTTTTACTACCAATCCTGCAGTACAATGAGAATTGGAGGGTGTACAAACTTACATCAGTCCTTAGCTTGGATGGCCTAGGATTGGTAGTTTTCTTGAGCTTTCCTACTTGCTCTTGATGCACTTTGCTCTGCAATTTAGCCACCTGCATTAGATCCACAATAGCATGTCAGATTCTTCACATTCCTAACTGTAGGCAAAGAAGGCTCAATTTCTCTTTTCAGTACCATCAGTTCACAGTCAATAGTTACCTTCGGAGCAACATTTTAATATCAGTATACATGATATTATTTGTTGACAGAGCTTTATGCTTATTAACACTTGCATGCCCAATGTTCATGTTTCAGGTTTTGGAGAACCTAAGGATGCTGAGGTAGTACAAGGATAAATTTGCTTTGTTCCTTTGCCCAGAATGCTTCTATTTCTATCAAATTGCTGCATTGAACCCTTTCATTTTATGCTTAGATTTAATCTAAGATTTGTGCTAGATATGATCTTGGGAAACAGGAGACTACTACTAGATACAACAAGTACAAGACTCCTTTGAAAGCTTCAGTACCTTGATTTTGTTCGTTATTAGGTGGTCAGTGATATGGACCCTATAAATTCTTCAATCGACTGTATATGCGGAGAGTTCTGAAGGGTGCATATTCTTCCACGAGACTTACAACTGATTCTCCATGTTTTTTGATAGAGCTATGTTATTCTCGTGTAAATTTCCAGTAATCTTGCAATTGTGAGCTCATGAAGTTTTATTTCCTATTTTTATGTGAAGTGGTAGTATATCATGCAAACTTCTAGATGAGATTTGTAGACGTTCTAGAGAACCTTAACAACCTTAGACAGGTCTTTCCTAGGAggtgtttgtagatttttagttAGATCTATccatccaaaaccaaaaaagtTAGTTCTGAAAACCTGCTAAACCGGTTTTTACAGGTTTGTTGCGAGttcctatatttttttattcGAGCACCCTAGCTCCTTTGGTGTGAGATCTTTATTGCGTCAACACCACTTTACCAAATCAAAGAACTGATGATTTCATATTTCACAAATATTAATTACACGATAACGCACCAAAATAACGCCAGCCATGTATTCTGAATacactctactacgtatgagtatGTATGCATCTCCGATGGTTTTGCAATTGAGGTTTGCATTTGActaatttgccaaaaagctcaaATTGAGATATCCAATGATTTTGCATTTGAGTTTTGCATTTTGACAAagttggcaaatgagggaggaaacttggcatttttgccaaaCTCCGGAGAACTTGGCAAAGGCCGATCGGTCTCTCCTCCCGCGCGGTTTCCGGTCTCCCATGCATCTCCGACTCCTCTTCGCGCCATATAGGGAAAACTTCTATCGTGACATATCGCGTCACGAAGTAGTGATCGACCTCCGACTCCTCTTTGCGATACAAAGTCTCACCACGCGCCGCCGTCCGCCTCGAGAAGAAATCCCTCCACACGCAACCTCTTCAGACCGGCCTTCTATCGACGCTAGGTGAACCACGATGCCCTGGTGACCTGCAGTACTCTGTCTCCCACTTTTTTCCTTGAAGCGAGCGCACCAGCGCGAACTGAAGGAGGCGACGGCGCAACACAACGCGTGGGAGAACGGGCGAGACTTCCCGCGCGATGGAGTGGACGGCGCGAAGAGAAAAAGCGTGTGAAAAAATAACGACCGGATCCACTATTTGGTTTTGCCAACTCAATTTTGCCAAAACCATTGGAGACACTCAATTTAATTTTGTGACTTGACATATTGATTtaagacttggcaaactccttGTTTTGCAAAACGAAAATTGCAAAACCGTTGAAGATCCATTCTATAATATAATGGGTTTTTTATTGTCGTAAGTCAAACCTTACTAATTCTTTTATATTCCTTTTAAGAGGATAATAATATTTACAATATAAAATAAGCTTTATTAGATACATGATAATTTTCATAACTTACCTATTTTTGATATAGTAGTTGTCAATactgtttttttataaatttatatGATGCTTGAACTTAGAACAACTAGACGAAGACAGTATTTCTTATCCTCTTACTATTCTATTCATGATCATCACCAGAGTAGTCTTTTTTTAACACTATATGAGGAGGACTGGCATATAAAGTGAAACTCATATTGAACACTTATATTGATCGTACGCTCAAGTACTTTTTTATCTGATCACACGTCCAAATACTACACAAGCTACTCACGTATCCAACCGGCTCCCTGATCTGGGGAAAAACCCCCCGTGAGGCACGCGAGGTTCATCCCCGCTACTGAATACTGATCGAACCCGgcagctctctctctcacacacacacaccccttGGAAGCAGAGCAACTGAGCTATCGTTCGGTCCTCAAGGTTAAAGGAACTTTCGTCAAAACTCAAAAGCGTAGGCCCTCGAACCTTCCAAATAAAAAAGAATACGTGGTGAGTcaagctaatgctgatgtggaggagagaagagaaaagagagatgatagcttggctcttAGACCCGTCTCAAtgtatagtttcatggcacagttaccaaaactataaactaggtaaccgagccataggagtttcatggggatgaaactcctctctcatctgataaaactctttcatttaatgaccctgccaagtcagcaattttgcttatgtggcaccctatttaatgtgcatgacactctcatgaaacatacaTGGAGACTGGCCTTATGTAAGCACCAAGCTGGGTCCAAATAGCAAGTGTTGCGAGAAGAAATAGGAAAGAGAATATGTTTTAGAGACAAATAGgagacaacttattgtataacttggctctaattatttggcttatagccaagcacttggctctattattgatCTTGCTCTGACAATTCAGATTCACCAATCATCTGACAACAGTACTGGATCGGATTGGCGATTATagtctagggccttgtttagttcgcgaaatttttttggtttcgctactgtagcactttcggctttatttgataattattatttaataataaaataataaactaactagactcaaaagattcgtctcgcaagttacagactgtacaattaattatctttttatctatatttaatgcttcatacatgtaccgcaagattcgatgtaacgaaaaattttgaaaaattttagaaactaaacgaggcccaaCTCTATCGGAATGTGAAGCAAAAGCAAGGATCGATTGACATTGCCGGTTGTTCCGTCCTACTTCCACAAATAAACACATTTCTTTTACTTCTATCATTTATATTTGACCTTTcaccttattcaaaaaattttaataaatattatttatttttttatgacttattttattattagatatatttttataataacttatttattttattatttgtataaaaaaatttaaataagatGAATGGTTAAATATAAACCGTACTAGTTTAAAAAATGTATTTATTTGTGCCACTGAGGCAATACACAGATCGCACGTTCGCACTATGGCAGCGACGCTTGTGAATCCACGGGTACCTCTCACATCCGCAGAAAAGCAAACATGGGCGGCCAGATCAAGTGACTGCGAGATGGGTCCACCTAGTCCCGGCCCACCGCTCAGCCTCCCTCCGCCCTACCAATCTCTGCCCCACCTCCTCCAgccccaccaccgccaccgcctcccGCTCCGCCGCGTCCTCGCGGCGCACGCGCTCGCCGCCGTCGCTGGCCACCTCACCGTCCGGGACCCACGCCCGCACaccctcctcctcgtcgcctaCTCCCGCCTCGCGCGGCCCTTCCCCaccgcgctcctcctcctcttccgctCCTCCCTCCGCGTCTCCGTCGCGCCCACGCGCCACTCCCTCCCGCTCGCCGtctcagccgccgccgccgcctcctccgcgGGCCGCCGCCACCTGGGGCTCGCGATCTCCCTCCACGCCGTCGCGGTCGCCCGCAACCTCCTCCCGTCCCCGCACGTGGCCAACGCGCTCGTCTCCCTCTACGCGAGGCACGCGCTCCCGGACGCCGCGCGCAGGGTGTTCGAGGAAATGCCCTCCGCCCCTGACGTCGTCTCCTACAACGCGCTGATGCACGCGTACGTAAACGCCGGGAGGGTAGGCGTTGCTCGGGAGGTGTTTGAGGAGATGCCCGTTCGGGACGCCACGTCCTGGGGCACGGTGATCGCCGGCTGCGCCAAGGCCGGGCGGCTCGAGGAGGCTGTCCTACTGTTTGACCGGATGAGGGAGGAGGGTTTCAGACCTGACAGTGTCGCCCTGGTGGCGGTGCTTTCATGCTGTGCGCAGCTAGGGGCGCTGGACAAGGGCCAGGAGGTGCATGAGTACATCAAGCTGAGCAGGACCAGTCCCAACGTGTTCTTGTGCACAGGGCTCGTTGACCTCTATGCCAAGTGTGGGTGCGTCGAGGAGGCTAGGGAGGTGTTCGAGGCGTGCCAGGATAGGAATGTGTTCACGTGGAATGCTCTCATTGTTGGGCTGGCGATGCATGGCCATGGAACAGTGGCGCTTGAGTACTTCAACCAGATGCTGGCTGATGGAATCCAGTCAGATGGGGTCACTTTCTTGGGGGTGCTGATCGCTTGTAGCCACAATGGCCTTGTGGACATGGCAAGGCGCATCTTTTCTGACATGGAGAGCAAGCACAATGTGCACCGGGAACTGAAACACTATGGGTGTATGGCTGACTTGCTTGGTCGTGCtggactgatcgaagaagcgaTGGACATGGTTAGGAAGATGCCCATGGAAGGGGACAGTTATGTGTGGGGAGGCATACTTGCTGGATGTAGAATGCATCGGAATGTGGAGGCCGCTGAAGTTGCAGCTTGGCATTTGTTGGAACTGAACCCAGATGACAGTGGGGTGTACTCTGCAATGGCTGGGATCTATGCAGATGTTGGCAGGTGGGAGGATGTCACAAGGATTAGAATGTTAATGGATGAAAACATTGGCAGGAGGAATGTTGGCTGCAGTTCAGTTACAACATAGCTCAAATATGGTACCACTATGATGTGCTATCTGGTCACAGTGAGATATACCAGAGTTCAGAAACACTGAAAGTAGTGATTAGTTCGGCTGTGAGA
Protein-coding sequences here:
- the LOC8075229 gene encoding pentatricopeptide repeat-containing protein At5g61800 translates to MGPPSPGPPLSLPPPYQSLPHLLQPHHRHRLPLRRVLAAHALAAVAGHLTVRDPRPHTLLLVAYSRLARPFPTALLLLFRSSLRVSVAPTRHSLPLAVSAAAAASSAGRRHLGLAISLHAVAVARNLLPSPHVANALVSLYARHALPDAARRVFEEMPSAPDVVSYNALMHAYVNAGRVGVAREVFEEMPVRDATSWGTVIAGCAKAGRLEEAVLLFDRMREEGFRPDSVALVAVLSCCAQLGALDKGQEVHEYIKLSRTSPNVFLCTGLVDLYAKCGCVEEAREVFEACQDRNVFTWNALIVGLAMHGHGTVALEYFNQMLADGIQSDGVTFLGVLIACSHNGLVDMARRIFSDMESKHNVHRELKHYGCMADLLGRAGLIEEAMDMVRKMPMEGDSYVWGGILAGCRMHRNVEAAEVAAWHLLELNPDDSGVYSAMAGIYADVGRWEDVTRIRMLMDENIGRRNVGCSSVTT